One genomic region from Enterobacter hormaechei ATCC 49162 encodes:
- a CDS encoding outer membrane usher protein produces the protein MLFRRSLLCLAICTALQTTAYAAEAPAAPSSESEEVEFNDQFLFNTGTSIDVSRFSRGNPVVPGTFKTQVTLNGQKKLLTDFTFKDNGTPRATPCFTAKLLLQAGVKEARLKEVTSEESFDDRAQESCLTLDKALPGSSWDYDPGTQELSLSVPQIYIDRRPGGYVDPSLWDDGITAGMLSYDLNAWHSEGSSGSEDTVYAGLKYGLNLGPWRLRSRGMLDWDQDDGTDYSSQEVYLQRDITALRAQMLIGDSYTRGETFNSFSLRGLRMYNDDRMLPGGISTYAPTIRGVANSNAKVTVTQGGNKIYESTVPPGAFEIDDLSTTGYGSDLIVTIEESDGSKRTFSVPYSSVSQMLRPGYSRWDIGVGELHDTGMRDKPRVGYLTGYYGLSSLFTGYAGMQYMDTGYWSGLLGLAMNTRIGAFALDVTHSDADVDGIGKLKGQSYRLSWSKLLEDTNTSFNVAAYRFSTEDFLTLNDAASLAEDVKYRDTERNPGDTGEDVYNHFQRMKNQVQLNVSQPVRVGEEDYGSLYATGSWQDYWTESSSSSQFSVGYNNSFWLGSYSVSLQRTYDEYGEKNDSIYLSLTIPLENLLGHNKRPGGFSTVSANMNSDFKDSTSFNTSANGNTDDYRFSYSVNTSTSRANSGDLNQIGGYGNYNSPYGPLSLSASASDDNSRQYSLSYSGGMLVHSGGITLAPGSIGDTDTLALVSAPGAKGAHLTVGDGVIGSSGYAIMPYLSAYRENTVGIDISQLESDVEVKSTSTVAVPRSGAVLRVDFETDQGRSLLLDLHRSDNSFIPLGADVLNEQGQSVGSVGQAGQAYVRGVEDSGTLRVVWGNEVNNACTVTYRITASAQKVGLTTMLTNQTCQMQ, from the coding sequence ATGTTATTTCGCCGCTCATTACTTTGTCTTGCCATCTGCACGGCCCTACAGACTACAGCTTATGCCGCTGAAGCCCCGGCTGCGCCATCTTCAGAGAGCGAAGAGGTCGAATTCAACGATCAGTTTTTGTTCAATACCGGAACAAGCATTGATGTTAGCCGCTTTTCCCGGGGCAACCCGGTGGTGCCCGGCACGTTTAAAACGCAGGTCACCCTTAACGGACAGAAAAAGCTGCTGACCGATTTCACCTTTAAAGATAACGGTACGCCGCGCGCTACCCCGTGTTTTACGGCGAAACTGTTGCTACAAGCAGGCGTAAAAGAAGCGCGTCTGAAAGAGGTGACAAGCGAGGAGAGTTTCGACGATCGCGCACAGGAGAGCTGCCTTACGCTCGACAAGGCTCTGCCGGGGTCGTCCTGGGACTACGATCCGGGCACCCAGGAGCTTAGCCTCAGCGTGCCGCAAATTTATATCGATCGCCGCCCCGGCGGTTATGTCGATCCTTCCCTTTGGGATGATGGCATAACCGCGGGCATGCTCTCTTACGATCTTAACGCCTGGCACAGCGAAGGTTCCAGCGGCTCAGAAGACACCGTCTACGCGGGGCTGAAGTATGGTCTGAATCTGGGCCCCTGGCGTTTGCGCTCGCGCGGAATGCTCGACTGGGATCAGGACGACGGTACCGACTATTCCAGCCAGGAAGTTTACCTACAGCGAGACATCACGGCGCTTCGCGCGCAGATGCTGATTGGCGACTCTTACACCCGCGGTGAAACCTTTAACTCGTTCAGCCTGCGTGGTCTGCGCATGTATAACGACGACCGTATGCTGCCGGGCGGGATTTCCACCTACGCGCCAACCATACGCGGCGTGGCAAACAGCAACGCCAAGGTCACCGTCACCCAGGGCGGAAACAAAATCTATGAAAGCACGGTGCCACCGGGCGCGTTTGAGATCGACGATCTCAGCACCACCGGCTACGGCAGCGATCTGATCGTTACCATTGAAGAGTCTGATGGTAGCAAGCGCACCTTCTCGGTGCCCTACTCGTCCGTCAGCCAGATGCTGCGCCCGGGCTATAGCCGCTGGGATATCGGCGTGGGCGAACTGCACGATACCGGCATGCGGGATAAACCGCGCGTCGGCTACCTGACGGGCTACTACGGTCTGAGCAGCCTGTTTACCGGCTATGCGGGTATGCAATATATGGACACCGGCTACTGGTCTGGCTTGCTCGGTCTGGCGATGAATACCCGCATCGGTGCCTTTGCGCTGGATGTCACCCACTCCGATGCGGATGTGGATGGCATTGGCAAGCTGAAAGGCCAGAGCTACCGCCTCTCCTGGAGTAAGTTGCTGGAAGATACCAACACCTCGTTTAACGTCGCGGCCTACCGCTTCTCAACGGAAGACTTCCTGACGCTGAACGACGCCGCATCGCTGGCGGAAGATGTGAAGTATCGCGATACCGAACGTAACCCGGGCGACACCGGCGAAGATGTGTATAACCACTTCCAGCGTATGAAGAACCAGGTCCAGCTCAACGTCAGCCAGCCGGTTCGCGTTGGAGAGGAGGATTACGGCTCGCTGTACGCCACCGGAAGCTGGCAGGACTACTGGACAGAGTCCAGCTCCTCTTCACAGTTCTCCGTCGGCTACAACAACAGCTTCTGGCTGGGCAGCTACAGCGTTTCCCTTCAGCGAACCTACGATGAGTACGGTGAAAAGAATGACAGCATCTATCTCAGCCTGACGATCCCGCTGGAAAATCTGCTGGGCCATAACAAACGTCCGGGTGGATTCTCGACGGTGTCGGCCAACATGAACTCGGACTTCAAAGACAGTACTTCTTTTAACACCAGCGCGAATGGTAACACCGACGATTACCGCTTCAGCTACAGCGTCAACACCAGCACCAGCCGGGCAAACAGCGGCGATCTTAACCAGATCGGCGGTTACGGTAACTATAACAGCCCGTATGGCCCGCTCAGCCTGTCGGCCTCCGCCTCTGACGACAACAGCCGTCAGTACTCCCTGAGCTACAGCGGCGGCATGCTGGTGCATTCCGGCGGTATTACGCTGGCACCGGGAAGCATTGGCGATACCGACACGCTGGCGCTGGTCAGCGCACCGGGCGCCAAAGGCGCTCACCTGACCGTGGGTGACGGCGTCATTGGTAGCTCCGGCTACGCCATCATGCCGTATCTCTCCGCCTACCGTGAAAACACGGTCGGGATTGATATCTCGCAGCTTGAGTCCGACGTCGAGGTGAAAAGCACCAGTACAGTGGCGGTGCCGCGCAGCGGCGCGGTTCTGCGCGTGGATTTCGAAACCGATCAGGGGCGTTCGTTGCTGCTCGATCTGCATCGTTCCGACAACAGTTTTATTCCGCTCGGAGCGGACGTGCTTAATGAACAGGGTCAGTCGGTGGGTTCCGTCGGACAGGCGGGCCAGGCCTACGTGCGCGGCGTTGAAGACAGCGGCACGTTACGCGTGGTGTGGGGCAACGAGGTGAACAACGCCTGCACCGTCACCTACCGGATTACGGCATCGGCACAGAAAGTGGGGCTGACAACCATGCTCACCAACCAGACATGTCAGATGCAATGA
- the panC gene encoding pantoate--beta-alanine ligase, which translates to MLIIETLPLLRQHIRRARQEGKRIALVPTMGNLHDGHMKLVDEARARADIVVVSIFVNPMQFDRADDLARYPRTLQEDCEKLKKRHADIVFAPAPADIYPQGTDEATFVDVPGISTMLEGASRPGHFRGVSTIVSKLFNLVQPDIACFGEKDFQQLALIRKMVADMGYDIEIVGVPIVRAKDGLALSSRNGYLTAEQRKIAPGLSKVMNTMAEQLLAKALSSEEIVALAEQSLNDNGLRADDIQIRDADTLLELTESSKRAVILVAAWLGQARLIDNKVVELV; encoded by the coding sequence GTGCTAATCATTGAAACCCTGCCGCTGCTCCGCCAGCATATTCGTCGCGCGCGTCAGGAAGGTAAACGTATCGCCCTGGTCCCAACCATGGGCAATCTGCATGACGGCCATATGAAGCTGGTCGATGAGGCGCGTGCGCGGGCAGATATCGTGGTGGTGAGTATCTTCGTTAACCCAATGCAGTTTGACCGCGCCGACGATCTGGCACGCTATCCGCGCACCCTTCAGGAAGATTGTGAGAAGCTCAAAAAACGTCATGCGGATATCGTCTTCGCACCGGCCCCGGCGGATATCTACCCGCAGGGCACCGACGAAGCCACCTTCGTTGACGTTCCGGGCATTTCCACCATGCTGGAAGGAGCAAGCCGTCCAGGCCATTTCCGCGGCGTTTCCACCATCGTCAGCAAGCTGTTTAACCTGGTGCAACCGGACATCGCCTGCTTTGGCGAGAAAGATTTCCAGCAGCTGGCGCTGATCCGCAAAATGGTTGCCGACATGGGCTACGACATTGAGATCGTCGGCGTGCCGATTGTGCGTGCGAAAGACGGTCTGGCGCTCAGCTCCCGTAACGGCTATCTAACCGCCGAGCAGCGCAAGATCGCGCCGGGCTTAAGCAAGGTGATGAACACCATGGCCGAACAGCTTCTGGCGAAAGCGTTAAGTTCCGAGGAGATCGTCGCTCTGGCGGAACAGTCGCTGAACGACAACGGCTTGCGCGCTGATGATATTCAAATTCGTGATGCGGATACGCTGCTTGAACTCACGGAGTCCAGCAAACGCGCGGTGATTCTGGTGGCGGCATGGCTCGGTCAGGCACGCCTTATTGATAATAAAGTCGTTGAGCTGGTGTAG
- a CDS encoding fimbrial-like protein, translated as MLHNHQKVLRRFTVLAALLTWYWSAPCLSAETGMDITLNANIVENTCQVSIPDDGQVHLPTVSKYWFYNPDGSNRLMPTDAASGTLFKVRVESCGDDGASVQKLNFSFQPQSKQWPTASRQVFINETPVAEGGAENTGVVIFSKALNTNVLNADGTSSVVLDAGTGSWAKDYQFYARLQNTGTVKAGKVTSRVVVDATYN; from the coding sequence ATGTTGCACAACCATCAAAAGGTGCTAAGAAGATTCACCGTCCTGGCCGCACTGCTAACCTGGTATTGGTCTGCCCCATGCCTGTCCGCTGAGACAGGCATGGATATTACACTCAATGCCAACATTGTCGAAAACACCTGCCAGGTGTCGATCCCTGACGACGGTCAGGTGCATTTACCGACGGTGAGTAAATACTGGTTTTATAACCCGGACGGCAGCAACCGCCTGATGCCGACAGACGCCGCCTCCGGCACGCTTTTTAAGGTCCGGGTGGAAAGCTGCGGGGATGACGGCGCGAGCGTGCAAAAACTGAATTTCAGCTTCCAGCCGCAAAGCAAACAGTGGCCGACCGCAAGCCGCCAGGTGTTTATCAATGAAACGCCCGTCGCCGAAGGGGGCGCGGAAAATACCGGCGTGGTGATATTTTCGAAAGCTTTAAATACCAACGTCCTCAATGCCGACGGCACCTCCAGCGTGGTGCTGGATGCCGGAACGGGCAGCTGGGCGAAAGACTATCAGTTCTACGCGCGCTTGCAGAACACCGGCACGGTTAAGGCCGGGAAAGTCACCAGCCGCGTCGTTGTCGATGCGACGTACAACTAG
- a CDS encoding fimbrial chaperone, with product MMRPIKTCFTALMLSAAFCVSHSAFADIVISGTRVIYPQSAKDVTVKMENRGNKPLLVQTWLDDGRDTANPQEIKLPFIVTPPVSRVDAAKGQTVRITYLGQPLPADRETMYWFNVLEVPPKSKDVDAQNMLQLAFRTRIKMFYRPDGLKGEPAVAAGQLKWSQQGSTLTARNDSPFYVSIARMDATIGGKKIEIEPHYVSPFATQSYSVKEAASARISKVTYISINDYGGSENHDANVN from the coding sequence ATGATGCGCCCCATTAAAACGTGTTTCACCGCGCTTATGTTAAGTGCGGCTTTTTGCGTTTCCCATTCAGCCTTTGCCGATATTGTTATCTCCGGCACCCGCGTTATTTACCCGCAGTCGGCAAAAGACGTGACGGTAAAAATGGAAAACCGCGGTAATAAACCCTTATTAGTTCAGACATGGCTGGATGATGGCCGTGACACCGCTAACCCACAGGAAATAAAGCTGCCGTTTATCGTCACGCCGCCGGTTTCCCGCGTTGACGCGGCAAAAGGCCAGACGGTACGTATTACCTATCTTGGTCAGCCTTTGCCCGCAGACAGAGAAACAATGTACTGGTTTAACGTGCTGGAAGTACCACCAAAAAGCAAAGACGTTGATGCGCAGAATATGCTGCAACTGGCATTCCGCACGCGTATCAAAATGTTTTATCGCCCGGACGGCCTGAAAGGCGAACCGGCAGTCGCGGCTGGCCAGCTGAAATGGTCCCAGCAAGGCAGCACCCTGACGGCGCGTAACGACTCTCCGTTCTATGTCTCGATAGCGAGAATGGACGCCACGATCGGCGGCAAGAAAATTGAGATTGAGCCGCACTACGTTTCGCCGTTTGCCACCCAGAGCTACAGCGTAAAAGAAGCTGCATCAGCGCGAATTTCCAAAGTCACCTACATCTCAATCAATGATTATGGTGGCTCTGAAAACCACGACGCAAACGTGAATTGA
- a CDS encoding fimbrial protein, whose product MFNKTILATAVAVMAMGSVSVMAADVGVITFDGAVTDTTCVITTNNGVDANNVTVTLPVVKKADVEKTTVDAGVGSKEFELHLSKCPDTVKKASAVFTSQQFADLSNGTLKTDPTVAGAANNVSLALFNNTAALTDRIKVGQPGTATQTVDITAGEGTLAYRVAYVPSADWKSGTNDITSGKVSSNATFTMVYP is encoded by the coding sequence ATGTTTAACAAAACGATTTTAGCTACTGCTGTGGCGGTTATGGCAATGGGTTCTGTTTCGGTCATGGCTGCTGACGTTGGCGTGATTACTTTTGATGGTGCGGTCACCGATACCACCTGCGTAATCACCACCAACAACGGCGTTGATGCCAACAACGTCACCGTAACCCTGCCAGTTGTTAAAAAAGCTGACGTGGAAAAAACCACCGTTGACGCAGGCGTGGGTTCTAAGGAGTTTGAACTGCACCTGAGCAAATGCCCGGATACCGTGAAAAAGGCCTCCGCCGTATTTACCTCCCAGCAGTTCGCAGACCTGTCAAACGGTACGCTGAAAACTGACCCAACCGTGGCTGGCGCGGCTAACAACGTCAGCCTGGCGCTGTTCAACAACACCGCAGCCCTGACCGACCGTATCAAAGTGGGCCAGCCGGGCACAGCAACACAGACTGTGGACATTACCGCAGGCGAAGGCACCCTGGCTTACCGCGTTGCGTACGTACCGAGCGCAGACTGGAAGTCAGGCACCAATGACATCACTTCCGGTAAAGTCAGCAGCAACGCAACCTTCACCATGGTCTACCCGTAA
- the panB gene encoding 3-methyl-2-oxobutanoate hydroxymethyltransferase, which yields MKPTTISLLQKCKQEKKRFATITAYDYSFAKLFAEEGINVMLVGDSLGMTVQGHDSTLPVTVEDIAYHTRAVRRGAPACLLLSDLPFMAYATPEQAFENAATVMRAGANMVKIEGGAWLVDTVKMLTERAVPVCGHLGLTPQSVNIFGGYKVQGRGDAAQTLFDDAVALEAAGAQLLVLECVPVELARRITEALSIPVIGIGAGNVTDGQILVMHDAFGITGGHIPKFAKNFLTEAGDMRAAVRQYIAEVESGVYPGEEHSFH from the coding sequence ATGAAACCAACCACCATCTCCTTATTGCAGAAATGCAAACAGGAAAAAAAACGCTTCGCCACTATCACCGCGTATGACTACAGCTTCGCAAAACTGTTTGCCGAAGAAGGGATCAACGTCATGCTGGTCGGAGATTCGTTAGGGATGACGGTACAAGGACATGATTCCACTCTGCCGGTCACGGTCGAGGATATTGCTTACCACACCCGCGCCGTGCGCCGGGGTGCCCCCGCCTGCCTGCTGCTTTCCGATCTGCCGTTTATGGCCTACGCCACCCCGGAACAGGCCTTCGAAAATGCGGCGACAGTGATGCGCGCCGGTGCCAATATGGTCAAAATAGAAGGCGGCGCCTGGCTGGTCGATACGGTGAAAATGCTCACCGAGCGCGCCGTGCCGGTTTGTGGCCATTTGGGCCTGACGCCGCAGTCTGTCAACATCTTTGGCGGCTACAAGGTTCAGGGACGCGGCGATGCGGCGCAGACCCTGTTTGATGATGCCGTGGCGCTGGAAGCCGCAGGCGCGCAGCTGCTGGTGCTGGAGTGCGTGCCGGTTGAACTGGCCAGGCGTATCACGGAGGCGCTGTCGATTCCGGTGATCGGCATCGGCGCGGGCAACGTGACCGATGGCCAGATCCTGGTCATGCACGACGCCTTCGGGATCACCGGCGGACACATTCCAAAATTCGCCAAAAATTTCCTGACAGAAGCAGGCGACATGCGTGCTGCTGTGCGGCAGTATATTGCCGAGGTTGAGTCCGGCGTCTATCCGGGCGAAGAACACAGTTTCCATTAA
- a CDS encoding fimbrial protein, producing the protein MKPSTLIALAVSAGLFSGAASAITGTSSVKATFTSTIEAGTCTAQIQDASSKAISTLPFGDVFKSDLVAQSRSEPFKIAFSGCAGVKTATVTVQKKSCSGANADGDSFAAGNATAFEVWKGTAGNGTLLSCNTPTDQKVTISSGAAKLDLAARIVLAKGQTIDKVTTGNVSVPVTFVVTYQ; encoded by the coding sequence ATGAAACCGTCCACCCTGATTGCGCTGGCCGTTTCCGCGGGGTTGTTCTCTGGTGCCGCCAGCGCCATTACCGGTACCAGCAGCGTGAAGGCGACATTTACCTCTACGATTGAGGCCGGTACCTGTACCGCACAGATTCAGGACGCCAGCAGTAAGGCCATTTCCACGCTGCCCTTTGGTGATGTTTTCAAATCAGACCTGGTTGCACAAAGCCGCAGCGAGCCCTTCAAGATCGCGTTTTCCGGTTGCGCAGGCGTGAAAACGGCCACCGTGACGGTACAAAAAAAATCCTGTTCCGGTGCGAATGCTGACGGTGACTCCTTCGCAGCGGGTAATGCCACGGCATTCGAAGTATGGAAAGGGACAGCGGGCAACGGCACCCTTTTAAGCTGTAACACGCCGACAGACCAAAAGGTGACCATCAGCAGCGGAGCGGCGAAGCTCGATTTAGCGGCGCGCATTGTGTTAGCCAAAGGTCAAACGATTGATAAAGTCACGACGGGTAACGTCAGCGTGCCGGTCACTTTCGTTGTGACCTACCAGTAA
- the pcnB gene encoding polynucleotide adenylyltransferase PcnB — MFTRVANFCRKVLSREESMANDAIAQPHMSVIPREQHNISRKDISENALKVLYRLNKAGYEAYLVGGGVRDLLLGKKPKDFDVTTSATPEQVRKLFRNCRLVGRRFRLAHVMFGPEIIEVATFRGHHEAGVNDRTTSQRGQNGMLLRDNIFGSIEEDAQRRDFTINSLYYSVADFTVRDYVGGMQDLKDGLIRLIGTPETRYREDPVRMLRAVRFAAKLNMRISPETAEPIPRLATLINDVPPARLFEESLKLLQAGYGFETYNLLREYNLFQPLFPTITRYFTENGDSAMERIIAQVLKNTDTRIHNDMRVNPAFLFAAMFWYPLLETAQRITQESGLAYYDAFALAANDVLDEGCRTLAIPKRITTLVRDIWQLQLRMSRRQGKRAWKLMEHPKFRAAFDLLSLRAEVERNQELQRLAQWWGEFQVSAPPEQKDMLTDLDDEPAPRRRHRRPRKRAPRREGTA, encoded by the coding sequence ATTTTTACCCGAGTCGCTAATTTTTGCCGTAAAGTGCTGAGCCGCGAAGAGAGCATGGCGAACGACGCTATTGCACAGCCACACATGTCGGTCATTCCGCGTGAGCAGCACAATATTTCCCGCAAAGATATCAGTGAAAATGCCCTCAAGGTGCTCTATCGTCTGAATAAAGCAGGCTACGAGGCCTATCTCGTCGGCGGCGGGGTTCGCGATTTACTGCTGGGCAAAAAACCAAAAGATTTCGACGTGACGACCAGCGCCACGCCTGAACAGGTGCGTAAATTATTCCGCAACTGCCGTCTGGTTGGCCGCCGTTTCCGTCTGGCGCACGTGATGTTTGGGCCGGAAATTATTGAAGTGGCGACCTTCCGCGGTCATCACGAAGCGGGCGTCAACGATCGCACGACTTCCCAGCGCGGCCAAAACGGCATGCTGCTGCGCGACAACATCTTCGGCTCTATTGAAGAAGATGCCCAGCGTCGCGATTTCACCATCAACAGCCTTTACTACAGCGTGGCGGACTTTACCGTACGCGATTACGTTGGCGGCATGCAGGATCTGAAAGATGGCCTGATTCGCCTGATCGGCACGCCGGAAACGCGCTATCGCGAAGATCCGGTCCGGATGCTGCGCGCCGTGCGTTTCGCCGCCAAGCTGAATATGCGCATCAGCCCGGAAACCGCAGAGCCGATCCCGCGCCTGGCGACGCTGATTAACGACGTGCCCCCTGCCCGTCTGTTTGAGGAGTCGTTAAAGCTGCTCCAGGCAGGCTACGGGTTTGAAACCTACAATCTGCTGCGTGAATACAACCTGTTCCAGCCGCTGTTCCCGACCATTACCCGCTACTTCACCGAAAACGGTGACAGCGCAATGGAGCGGATAATTGCGCAGGTACTGAAGAACACGGATACCCGTATTCATAACGATATGCGTGTGAATCCGGCGTTCCTGTTCGCGGCCATGTTCTGGTATCCGCTGCTGGAAACGGCGCAGCGCATCACCCAGGAGAGCGGTCTCGCCTATTATGATGCGTTCGCGCTGGCGGCAAACGACGTGCTGGACGAAGGCTGTCGCACGCTGGCGATCCCGAAACGGATCACCACGCTGGTGCGTGATATCTGGCAGCTTCAGCTGCGTATGTCCCGCCGTCAGGGTAAACGCGCCTGGAAGCTGATGGAGCATCCGAAGTTCCGCGCCGCGTTCGATCTCCTCTCTCTGCGTGCTGAAGTTGAAAGGAATCAGGAGCTACAGCGTCTGGCGCAGTGGTGGGGCGAGTTTCAGGTTTCTGCGCCACCGGAGCAGAAAGATATGCTTACGGATCTGGATGATGAGCCGGCACCGCGCCGTCGTCACCGTCGCCCGCGTAAGCGCGCACCGCGTCGTGAAGGCACGGCATGA
- a CDS encoding fimbrial protein — MKKMMLLTPLSTLLVLALSSQAMAASLDVTFTATLRETTCDMKIEGGTGDGNNNTIPIGTGGKTSLADIVSGSDAASTTFKLKIVNCPASLAKLKTTVTGSASGYVKAGIVNAATTSPADYMAVTVARVSAPDAPFEVNSTDDSKRLVWTTAEISSKEVPLVARLVETQAGKATTGNFSAIATFNFTYE; from the coding sequence ATGAAGAAAATGATGTTACTGACGCCGCTCAGCACCCTGCTGGTGCTGGCGCTGAGCTCACAGGCGATGGCCGCAAGCCTTGACGTCACGTTTACGGCAACGCTGCGTGAAACCACCTGCGACATGAAAATCGAGGGCGGCACCGGTGATGGAAACAATAATACCATTCCCATTGGTACTGGCGGTAAAACCAGTCTGGCAGATATCGTCAGCGGCTCGGATGCGGCAAGTACCACGTTCAAGCTGAAGATTGTTAATTGCCCGGCCAGCCTGGCGAAGCTGAAAACCACGGTAACAGGCTCAGCATCCGGGTATGTTAAAGCAGGCATTGTCAATGCGGCCACCACTTCCCCTGCGGATTACATGGCAGTGACCGTTGCGCGTGTTTCCGCGCCAGATGCGCCGTTTGAAGTTAACTCTACCGATGACAGCAAACGTCTGGTCTGGACGACGGCAGAAATCAGCAGCAAAGAAGTACCGCTGGTGGCGCGTCTGGTTGAGACCCAGGCTGGGAAAGCCACGACCGGTAACTTTAGCGCCATCGCTACTTTTAACTTTACTTACGAATAA
- the panD gene encoding aspartate 1-decarboxylase gives MIRKMLQGKLHRVKVTQADLHYEGSCAIDQDFLDAAGILENEAIDIWNVNNGKRFSTYAIAAERGSKIISVNGAAAHCADVGDIVIIASFVMMSDEEARRWQPKVAYFEGDNDMKRTAKAIPVQVA, from the coding sequence ATGATTCGCAAAATGCTGCAAGGTAAGCTTCACCGTGTGAAAGTCACCCAGGCCGACCTGCACTATGAAGGCTCCTGCGCGATAGATCAGGATTTTCTCGACGCGGCGGGTATTCTTGAAAACGAAGCCATAGATATCTGGAATGTAAACAACGGCAAACGCTTCTCAACGTATGCGATCGCCGCCGAGCGCGGATCGAAAATCATCTCTGTTAATGGCGCTGCGGCGCACTGCGCAGATGTAGGTGATATCGTGATTATTGCCAGCTTTGTCATGATGTCTGATGAGGAAGCGCGCCGCTGGCAGCCGAAAGTCGCCTACTTCGAAGGTGACAACGACATGAAACGCACCGCGAAAGCCATTCCGGTTCAGGTAGCCTGA
- the folK gene encoding 2-amino-4-hydroxy-6-hydroxymethyldihydropteridine diphosphokinase has translation MTLAYIAIGSNLASPLEQVNAAVQALGEIPHSRIVALSSFYRTPPLGPQDQPDYLNAAVVLETTLDAETLLDNTQRIELQQGRVRKAERWGPRTLDLDIMLFGREVINTERLTVPHYDMKNRGFMLWPLFEVAPDLTFPDGTSLQAVLQHLNADKPARW, from the coding sequence ATGACCCTTGCGTATATCGCCATCGGCAGCAATCTGGCCTCTCCGCTGGAGCAGGTTAACGCTGCCGTGCAGGCCCTGGGGGAGATCCCCCACAGCCGCATTGTTGCGCTCTCCTCATTTTACCGTACGCCACCGCTCGGCCCGCAGGATCAGCCTGATTATCTGAACGCCGCCGTGGTGCTGGAAACGACCCTTGACGCAGAAACGCTGCTGGATAATACCCAGCGTATTGAGCTACAGCAGGGTCGCGTTCGCAAAGCCGAACGCTGGGGACCGCGCACGCTCGATCTCGATATTATGCTTTTCGGTCGCGAGGTGATTAACACCGAACGCCTCACCGTTCCGCACTACGACATGAAAAATCGGGGGTTTATGCTCTGGCCGCTGTTTGAAGTCGCGCCCGATCTCACCTTCCCTGACGGCACCTCGCTGCAAGCCGTTCTGCAACATCTCAACGCGGATAAACCGGCCCGCTGGTAA
- a CDS encoding fimbrial protein gives MKQKGQIDVIALTKLLIGALCLVQSYAYANECHFGAEGEGGTSTIINGTSSTPVYFIEQLQFDHPNVIEIGGPYEAKLTPPLWSECDPGGDGKGMENITYDSFGEDVAKWPTNIPGIYYAVRVYSNNNPGAWFKTTNGKWASLGVQAPNESKDWKIQIKLYQTQEFSGNLNYSTKITPQASKRIGGMSIGNHTDSDNLPWWFEVTTASFSIPVSASTCQTAMVNNGSNTVDFGEVMASDIRDTSFFPRKYFSLQLRGCNNVTAIQYKVTSKTADGTGAYIPNSLTSSDAATGVVAGFSKIFITNPPNGGDINDPAFVYVPLYGEGGSYVSGTNSSIDLPFEAWMGRDWATPVKPGNYRGIATFTINYL, from the coding sequence ATGAAACAAAAAGGACAAATAGATGTAATTGCCCTGACAAAGCTCCTCATTGGGGCGTTGTGCCTGGTGCAAAGCTATGCCTATGCCAATGAATGCCATTTTGGCGCAGAAGGTGAAGGCGGCACCTCCACCATTATCAACGGCACCTCAAGCACGCCGGTCTATTTCATAGAGCAGCTACAGTTTGACCACCCCAATGTTATAGAAATTGGCGGGCCTTACGAGGCAAAGCTGACTCCTCCTCTCTGGTCTGAGTGTGACCCAGGTGGTGATGGCAAAGGGATGGAGAATATTACCTATGACTCTTTCGGTGAGGATGTGGCGAAATGGCCCACCAACATACCAGGGATTTATTATGCCGTTCGCGTCTATAGCAATAATAACCCCGGAGCCTGGTTTAAGACGACCAACGGTAAATGGGCATCGCTGGGCGTTCAGGCGCCAAACGAAAGTAAAGACTGGAAGATCCAGATCAAGCTTTATCAGACCCAGGAATTTAGCGGTAACCTGAACTACAGCACAAAAATCACCCCGCAGGCATCGAAGCGGATCGGCGGTATGTCGATTGGCAATCACACTGACAGCGACAACCTGCCCTGGTGGTTTGAGGTCACGACGGCCAGCTTCAGCATTCCCGTTTCGGCATCAACCTGCCAAACGGCAATGGTGAATAACGGCTCTAATACCGTCGATTTTGGCGAAGTGATGGCCTCCGATATCAGGGATACGTCCTTTTTCCCACGAAAGTATTTCAGCCTTCAACTCAGGGGCTGTAATAACGTGACGGCTATTCAGTATAAGGTGACGTCCAAAACGGCTGACGGGACCGGCGCGTACATCCCCAATTCGCTGACATCGTCAGATGCGGCGACAGGCGTCGTCGCCGGGTTTTCGAAGATATTCATTACTAACCCTCCGAATGGTGGAGACATCAATGACCCGGCGTTTGTGTACGTGCCCTTATACGGCGAAGGTGGCAGTTACGTTTCAGGGACCAACTCAAGCATCGATCTGCCGTTCGAGGCATGGATGGGCAGGGACTGGGCTACTCCCGTTAAGCCAGGCAATTACCGGGGCATCGCCACCTTCACCATAAACTATTTATGA